A single window of Salvia splendens isolate huo1 chromosome 8, SspV2, whole genome shotgun sequence DNA harbors:
- the LOC121744330 gene encoding BTB/POZ domain-containing protein At5g47800-like isoform X1, with protein sequence MKFMKLGCRPDTFYTEEATRAVMSDVPSDLTIKINNISYLLHKLQYPLLPKCGLLQRLYSEADEDATLKLHNIPGGEEAFELCAKYCYGITISLSAHNLVPSLCAAKFLRMTEAVEPGNLLIKLYSFFSSCILQSWKDSIVTLNSTYNLFDWSQSLGIVRRCIDSIVDKILTPLNKVTWSYTYTRPGYDKTRRHQSVPRDWWTEDVSFLNVDMFRCILAAVKSANALQPQLVGEALHVYASRWMPEIARDDEASSSRGDDAKRRLLETVVSLIPAERGSVSFRFLLRLLSFANVMAASPATKAELLRVAGQQLEEATLNDLVLLPARSGDESSYDVELIQTVLESFMRQWKRQVPIDERESMKSIRKIGKLIDYYLQVVARDAGLTVQRMTSLAETLPGVARPDHDHLYKAINIYLKEHPDLSKAEKKQLCRVLDCQKLSPEICGHAVRNERLPLRTVVQVLYYEHEKANSNACRKQASPDETERGAPSTSRVHENSNLLRPEWSFKGRGEATESKNGRASVVELNSREKALIRRISHKSHS encoded by the exons ATGAAGTTCATGAAACTCGGATGCCGTCCAGACACGTTCTACACCGAGGAGGCAACTAG GGCTGTGATGTCTGATGTACCAAGTGATCTCACCATCAAGATAAACAACATCAGTTATCTTCTCCACAAG CTGCAGTACCCTCTTCTCCCCAAGTGCGGGCTGCTGCAGCGCCTCTACTCGGAGGCAGACGAGGACGCCACTCTCAAGCTACACAACATCCCGGGAGGGGAGGAGGCCTTCGAGCTCTGCGCCAAGTACTGCTACGGCATCACCATCAGCCTCAGCGCCCACAACTTGGTCCCATCCCTCTGCGCGGCCAAGTTCCTCCGCATGACCGAGGCCGTTGAGCCCGGCAACCTGCTcatcaaactctactccttcttctcctcctgCATCCTCCAAAGCTGGAAAGACTCCATCGTCACGCTCAACAGCACCTACAACCTCTTCGACTGGTCTCAGAGCCTCGGCATTGTCAGGCGATGCATAGACTCCATCGTCGACAAGATCCTCACACCTTTAAACAAGGTCACATGGTCCTACACCTACACCAGGCCGGGATACGACAAGACGCGGCGCCACCAGTCCGTGCCGAGGGACTGGTGGACGGAGGACGTGTCCTTCCTCAACGTCGACATGTTCCGGTGCATCCTGGCGGCCGTCAAGTCCGCCAACGCCCTGCAGCCGCAGCTCGTTGGGGAGGCTCTCCACGTCTATGCGTCTCGCTGGATGCCAGAGATCGCGCGCGACGACGAGGCCTCCAGTTCTCGAGGAGACGACGCCAAGCGTCGCCTCCTCGAGACTGTTGTGAGCCTCATCCCGGCGGAGAGAGGGTCTGTCTCCTTCAGGTTCCTCCTCAGGCTCCTGAGCTTCGCGAACGTCATGGCGGCGTCGCCTGCGACGAAAGCCGAGCTGCTGAGGGTGGCGGGCCAGCAGCTCGAGGAGGCGACACTGAACGATCTGGTGCTGCTTCCGGCTCGATCAGGTGATGAGAGCTCGTACGATGTGGAACTGATTCAGACTGTTTTGGAGAGTTTCATGAGGCAGTGGAAGAGACAAGTCCCCATTGATGAGAGGGAATCCATGAAATCAATACGCAAGATTGGGAAGCTCATTGACTACTATCTGCAAGTGGTGGCCAGAGACGCCGGCTTGACGGTTCAGAGAATGACGTCGCTGGCCGAGACACTGCCGGGAGTCGCACGCCCCGACCACGACCATCTCTATAAGGCCATCAACATTTATCTAAAG GAGCATCCTGATCTGAGCAAAGCAGAGAAGAAGCAGCTCTGTCGCGTTTTGGACTGCCAGAAGCTGTCGCCAGAGATATGCGGGCATGCTGTGAGGAACGAGCGGCTGCCGCTGAGAACTGTGGTGCAGGTTCTCTACTATGAACATGAGAAAGCAAACTCTAACGCCTGCAGAAAGCAGGCGTCTCCGGATGAAACAGAGAGAGGCGCGCCTAGCACCAGCAGAGTTCACGAAAACTCGAATCTGTTGAGACCAGAATGGAGTTTTAAGGGGAGAGGAGAAGCCACCGAAAGCAAAAATGGCAGGGCTTCTGTGGTTGAGCTGAATTCGAGAGAGAAAGCGTTGATCAGAAGAATATCGCACAAGTCACACAGTTAA
- the LOC121744330 gene encoding BTB/POZ domain-containing protein At5g47800-like isoform X2 has product MKFMKLGCRPDTFYTEEATRAVMSDVPSDLTIKINNISYLLHKYPLLPKCGLLQRLYSEADEDATLKLHNIPGGEEAFELCAKYCYGITISLSAHNLVPSLCAAKFLRMTEAVEPGNLLIKLYSFFSSCILQSWKDSIVTLNSTYNLFDWSQSLGIVRRCIDSIVDKILTPLNKVTWSYTYTRPGYDKTRRHQSVPRDWWTEDVSFLNVDMFRCILAAVKSANALQPQLVGEALHVYASRWMPEIARDDEASSSRGDDAKRRLLETVVSLIPAERGSVSFRFLLRLLSFANVMAASPATKAELLRVAGQQLEEATLNDLVLLPARSGDESSYDVELIQTVLESFMRQWKRQVPIDERESMKSIRKIGKLIDYYLQVVARDAGLTVQRMTSLAETLPGVARPDHDHLYKAINIYLKEHPDLSKAEKKQLCRVLDCQKLSPEICGHAVRNERLPLRTVVQVLYYEHEKANSNACRKQASPDETERGAPSTSRVHENSNLLRPEWSFKGRGEATESKNGRASVVELNSREKALIRRISHKSHS; this is encoded by the exons ATGAAGTTCATGAAACTCGGATGCCGTCCAGACACGTTCTACACCGAGGAGGCAACTAG GGCTGTGATGTCTGATGTACCAAGTGATCTCACCATCAAGATAAACAACATCAGTTATCTTCTCCACAAG TACCCTCTTCTCCCCAAGTGCGGGCTGCTGCAGCGCCTCTACTCGGAGGCAGACGAGGACGCCACTCTCAAGCTACACAACATCCCGGGAGGGGAGGAGGCCTTCGAGCTCTGCGCCAAGTACTGCTACGGCATCACCATCAGCCTCAGCGCCCACAACTTGGTCCCATCCCTCTGCGCGGCCAAGTTCCTCCGCATGACCGAGGCCGTTGAGCCCGGCAACCTGCTcatcaaactctactccttcttctcctcctgCATCCTCCAAAGCTGGAAAGACTCCATCGTCACGCTCAACAGCACCTACAACCTCTTCGACTGGTCTCAGAGCCTCGGCATTGTCAGGCGATGCATAGACTCCATCGTCGACAAGATCCTCACACCTTTAAACAAGGTCACATGGTCCTACACCTACACCAGGCCGGGATACGACAAGACGCGGCGCCACCAGTCCGTGCCGAGGGACTGGTGGACGGAGGACGTGTCCTTCCTCAACGTCGACATGTTCCGGTGCATCCTGGCGGCCGTCAAGTCCGCCAACGCCCTGCAGCCGCAGCTCGTTGGGGAGGCTCTCCACGTCTATGCGTCTCGCTGGATGCCAGAGATCGCGCGCGACGACGAGGCCTCCAGTTCTCGAGGAGACGACGCCAAGCGTCGCCTCCTCGAGACTGTTGTGAGCCTCATCCCGGCGGAGAGAGGGTCTGTCTCCTTCAGGTTCCTCCTCAGGCTCCTGAGCTTCGCGAACGTCATGGCGGCGTCGCCTGCGACGAAAGCCGAGCTGCTGAGGGTGGCGGGCCAGCAGCTCGAGGAGGCGACACTGAACGATCTGGTGCTGCTTCCGGCTCGATCAGGTGATGAGAGCTCGTACGATGTGGAACTGATTCAGACTGTTTTGGAGAGTTTCATGAGGCAGTGGAAGAGACAAGTCCCCATTGATGAGAGGGAATCCATGAAATCAATACGCAAGATTGGGAAGCTCATTGACTACTATCTGCAAGTGGTGGCCAGAGACGCCGGCTTGACGGTTCAGAGAATGACGTCGCTGGCCGAGACACTGCCGGGAGTCGCACGCCCCGACCACGACCATCTCTATAAGGCCATCAACATTTATCTAAAG GAGCATCCTGATCTGAGCAAAGCAGAGAAGAAGCAGCTCTGTCGCGTTTTGGACTGCCAGAAGCTGTCGCCAGAGATATGCGGGCATGCTGTGAGGAACGAGCGGCTGCCGCTGAGAACTGTGGTGCAGGTTCTCTACTATGAACATGAGAAAGCAAACTCTAACGCCTGCAGAAAGCAGGCGTCTCCGGATGAAACAGAGAGAGGCGCGCCTAGCACCAGCAGAGTTCACGAAAACTCGAATCTGTTGAGACCAGAATGGAGTTTTAAGGGGAGAGGAGAAGCCACCGAAAGCAAAAATGGCAGGGCTTCTGTGGTTGAGCTGAATTCGAGAGAGAAAGCGTTGATCAGAAGAATATCGCACAAGTCACACAGTTAA